In one window of Maribacter dokdonensis DSW-8 DNA:
- a CDS encoding lysophospholipid acyltransferase family protein, with the protein MLKVVRQIGQTLYRIWFYILVAIPIIIFFPVLVVFASKETWYPQFFWMARNLWAKPILYGMFCFPKVTYEQRLIKKKSYMLVANHTSMLDIMLMLVVSKNPFVFVGKKELVKIPLFGFFYKRVCIMVDRDNTQSRTGVYRRAQKRLQQGLSICIFPEGGVPEEHVLLDKFKDGAFKMAIAHKIPVVPMTFYDNKERFSFTFFSGGPGKCRARVHKFVETHSLCPEDTAKLKTNIRETILNDLSTNS; encoded by the coding sequence ATGCTTAAAGTCGTTAGACAAATTGGTCAAACCTTATATCGAATTTGGTTTTATATTCTAGTAGCCATACCTATCATTATATTTTTCCCTGTATTGGTCGTTTTTGCCTCAAAAGAGACTTGGTATCCGCAGTTTTTTTGGATGGCAAGAAACCTATGGGCAAAACCGATACTGTACGGTATGTTTTGTTTTCCAAAAGTGACTTATGAGCAACGTTTGATTAAGAAGAAGAGCTATATGTTGGTGGCCAACCACACCAGCATGTTAGATATAATGTTAATGCTTGTGGTTAGTAAAAATCCGTTTGTATTCGTTGGTAAAAAGGAGTTGGTGAAAATACCACTTTTCGGATTCTTCTATAAACGAGTTTGTATTATGGTAGATCGGGATAATACCCAAAGTAGGACAGGAGTGTACAGAAGAGCACAGAAAAGGCTTCAGCAAGGGTTAAGTATTTGTATTTTTCCAGAAGGCGGTGTTCCAGAAGAACATGTGTTGTTGGATAAATTTAAAGATGGGGCATTTAAAATGGCCATTGCCCATAAAATACCCGTAGTGCCTATGACATTTTATGATAACAAAGAGCGTTTTTCCTTTACGTTTTTTAGTGGTGGCCCTGGTAAATGTAGGGCTAGAGTGCACAAGTTTGTAGAGACCCACTCATTGTGCCCAGAAGATACGGCAAAGTTAAAAACAAATATTAGGGAGACAATACTTAACGACTTATCAACAAACAGCTAG
- the trpS gene encoding tryptophan--tRNA ligase — MARILTGIQSTGTPHLGNILGAIKPAIDMANDPSNESFLFIADMHSLTQIKNGEQLRHNTYAVAATWLAFGLDIENTVFYRQSDVPQTTELAWYLSCFFPYQRLTLAHSFKDKADRLDDVNAGLFTYPMLMAADILLYDANIVPVGKDQMQHIEMTRDVASRFHAQLGETFVLPEGKVQEETMYIPGTDGAKMSKSKGNLISLFQTDKKLRKQIMGIQTDSTPMEEPKDPANDNIFALYKLLASQPQIEEMSANYLAGNYGYGHAKQALYEVIVNKFEEPREKFEYYMNNLNEIDDALALGAEKARKVADGVLERVREKLGY, encoded by the coding sequence ATGGCAAGAATTTTAACAGGTATTCAAAGTACGGGAACACCACATTTAGGAAATATTCTAGGAGCGATCAAACCGGCAATAGATATGGCCAATGATCCGTCTAACGAATCTTTTCTGTTCATTGCGGATATGCATTCGTTGACGCAAATAAAAAATGGCGAACAATTACGCCATAACACTTATGCAGTTGCAGCAACATGGCTTGCATTTGGTCTGGATATAGAAAACACCGTTTTTTACAGACAGAGCGATGTACCGCAAACCACAGAATTAGCTTGGTACCTTAGTTGCTTTTTTCCATACCAACGCTTAACGCTTGCCCATTCCTTTAAAGATAAGGCAGATAGGTTAGACGATGTAAATGCCGGACTTTTTACCTACCCTATGTTAATGGCGGCAGATATCCTATTATATGACGCCAATATAGTACCGGTAGGTAAGGATCAAATGCAACATATTGAAATGACGCGTGATGTCGCATCTCGTTTTCATGCACAATTAGGTGAAACTTTTGTATTACCAGAAGGAAAAGTACAAGAAGAAACCATGTATATACCTGGCACAGATGGTGCCAAAATGAGTAAGAGTAAGGGCAACTTGATCAGCTTGTTTCAGACAGATAAGAAATTACGCAAGCAGATTATGGGAATACAAACAGATAGCACTCCCATGGAAGAACCAAAAGATCCTGCTAACGATAACATTTTCGCGCTATATAAACTTTTAGCTAGTCAGCCTCAAATTGAAGAAATGAGTGCTAATTATTTAGCAGGAAATTATGGTTATGGGCACGCCAAACAAGCACTTTATGAAGTCATTGTAAATAAGTTTGAAGAACCACGTGAGAAGTTTGAATACTACATGAACAACCTTAATGAGATTGATGATGCATTGGCATTAGGAGCTGAAAAAGCCAGAAAAGTTGCAGACGGAGTACTAGAAAGGGTTCGTGAAAAGTTAGGTTATTAA
- the dprA gene encoding DNA-processing protein DprA has protein sequence MKTTQHTADELVAILRLQHVPNIGDVLAKKLISHCGSPTAIFEDKKQNLLKIDGIGTHTIKHLFDLEHLVAAEAEFNYITKNDIECTYFLDDHYPKYLKHCIDGPILLFKKGNIDLAQRKIISVVGTRKITSYGTAFCEQFIEDVAPLDPVIISGFAYGVDICIQREAIKHGLQTVGCLAHGLNQIYPKVHAKYQAEVLKNGGFYTEFWSTSNPERENFLKRNRVIAGISEATVVVESAEKGGSLVTADIANSYNRDVFAVPGRTTDKYSLGCNNLIKQQKAHVMTAAADLIYLLDWDIGKKETKPIQKQLFIELDEIEQGIYTYLQNNGKQLLDSIALDCKLPIFRTSSTLLTMEMKGVIRPLPGKLFEAI, from the coding sequence ATGAAAACTACACAACATACTGCCGATGAACTTGTTGCAATACTTCGTTTGCAACATGTCCCCAATATTGGAGATGTCCTCGCGAAAAAATTAATTTCACATTGCGGGAGTCCAACAGCAATTTTTGAAGACAAAAAGCAAAATTTATTAAAAATTGATGGTATAGGTACCCATACAATTAAACATCTTTTTGATCTTGAGCATTTGGTAGCTGCTGAGGCAGAATTCAATTATATTACTAAAAATGATATTGAATGCACATATTTTTTAGATGATCACTATCCTAAATATTTAAAGCATTGCATTGATGGACCTATATTATTATTCAAGAAAGGAAATATTGACCTAGCCCAACGAAAAATTATTAGCGTAGTAGGTACCCGTAAAATAACGAGTTATGGAACGGCTTTTTGTGAGCAGTTTATAGAAGATGTGGCACCACTGGATCCTGTAATCATAAGCGGTTTTGCGTACGGAGTGGATATTTGTATTCAAAGGGAAGCAATAAAACATGGGCTACAGACTGTAGGATGCCTAGCGCATGGTTTAAATCAAATCTACCCTAAAGTTCATGCAAAATATCAAGCTGAAGTGCTTAAAAATGGCGGATTCTACACTGAATTTTGGAGTACAAGTAATCCTGAACGAGAAAATTTTTTAAAAAGAAACCGTGTAATCGCTGGTATAAGTGAGGCTACAGTAGTTGTAGAATCTGCTGAAAAAGGTGGGAGCTTAGTTACAGCTGATATTGCCAATAGTTATAATAGGGATGTATTTGCTGTTCCTGGAAGAACTACGGACAAGTACAGTTTGGGTTGTAATAATTTAATAAAGCAGCAAAAGGCACATGTAATGACCGCAGCGGCAGATTTGATTTATTTGTTAGATTGGGATATAGGAAAAAAGGAAACCAAGCCTATTCAAAAACAATTGTTCATTGAGCTTGATGAAATTGAGCAAGGCATCTACACATATTTACAGAATAATGGCAAGCAGTTATTGGATAGTATTGCCTTAGATTGTAAACTGCCAATTTTTAGAACGTCATCTACCTTATTGACTATGGAAATGAAAGGGGTAATACGACCATTGCCAGGGAAATTGTTCGAGGCTATATGA
- a CDS encoding HU domain-containing protein: MVLEHYISDLLYRYNCVVVPGFGAFLTQKNSAKLNVVTNTFSAPNKSIVFNRLLVSNDGLLVSYVSNAEKVSYETALVEIENQVKIWQEALIQETSLHLKNIGSLTRNNEDKILFQPANETNYLTSSFGLSNFNSIPVLREELKEEIIEIEEKIPFVISPERRESGRFRPYLKYAAILMLAFSTGITGYRAYQQQRTNEQVARQDAQEYVNKQIQEATFFDLSPLELPTVTIDASSTSTTRPTVNEGEEMHYIVAGAFRVKGNADRKIEQLKSLGFNAGYYGTNAYGLHMVTFDSFTNANDALKALREIKLTQSKDAWLLSEK; this comes from the coding sequence ATGGTTTTAGAACACTATATAAGCGATTTACTTTATAGGTACAACTGTGTTGTTGTCCCAGGGTTTGGAGCGTTCCTTACCCAAAAAAATTCTGCGAAATTAAACGTAGTTACCAATACGTTCAGCGCACCCAATAAGTCCATTGTTTTCAATAGACTACTGGTTTCAAATGACGGGCTTTTGGTTTCTTATGTATCCAATGCCGAGAAAGTTTCTTATGAAACTGCATTGGTAGAAATAGAAAACCAAGTGAAAATTTGGCAAGAGGCCTTGATACAAGAAACGTCATTGCACTTAAAGAATATAGGATCTCTTACTAGGAACAACGAAGACAAAATATTGTTTCAGCCTGCAAACGAGACCAACTATTTAACGTCCTCTTTCGGACTTTCCAATTTCAATTCAATTCCTGTCTTAAGGGAAGAACTAAAAGAGGAAATCATAGAAATTGAAGAAAAAATACCGTTCGTTATTAGTCCTGAGCGTAGAGAAAGCGGTCGTTTTAGACCATACTTGAAATATGCTGCTATTTTAATGTTGGCCTTTTCAACAGGAATTACAGGATACAGAGCATACCAGCAGCAACGTACCAATGAGCAAGTTGCAAGACAAGATGCCCAAGAGTATGTTAACAAGCAAATACAGGAAGCTACATTTTTTGATCTTTCACCATTAGAATTACCAACGGTAACCATTGATGCCTCTTCTACTTCAACTACACGACCAACAGTTAACGAAGGTGAAGAAATGCATTATATTGTTGCTGGTGCCTTTAGAGTTAAAGGAAATGCGGACAGAAAAATAGAACAGCTAAAGTCACTTGGCTTTAATGCTGGCTATTATGGCACTAATGCTTATGGATTGCACATGGTTACATTCGATAGCTTTACAAATGCAAACGATGCTTTAAAAGCACTGCGTGAAATTAAGCTTACACAGTCCAAAGACGCTTGGTTGTTATCTGAAAAATAA
- a CDS encoding acyl-CoA thioesterase, translating into MEAKSPSASRTTMTDMVLPSETNALQNLFGGELLARMDRAASIAAGRHSRRITVTASVNHVAFNLAIPLGSVVTVEAAVSRAYNTSMEVYIDVWIEDRYNGKRTKANEAIYTFVAVDETGKPTEVPELVPETPLEITRFEGALRRKQLSLVLAGKMKPDNATELKALFTK; encoded by the coding sequence ATGGAAGCAAAATCGCCTTCAGCATCTCGTACTACAATGACAGATATGGTACTCCCTAGTGAGACCAATGCCCTACAAAATTTATTTGGAGGTGAATTATTGGCCCGTATGGATCGTGCCGCTAGTATAGCCGCAGGAAGACATAGCCGTAGAATAACGGTTACCGCATCTGTAAACCACGTTGCCTTTAATTTGGCCATTCCATTAGGAAGTGTAGTTACTGTTGAAGCAGCCGTTTCTAGAGCCTACAATACTTCTATGGAGGTGTATATAGATGTTTGGATAGAAGACCGCTATAACGGAAAACGAACTAAGGCAAATGAAGCAATTTATACCTTTGTTGCCGTAGATGAAACCGGTAAACCCACCGAGGTACCAGAGTTGGTTCCTGAAACACCCTTAGAGATCACTCGTTTTGAGGGTGCCCTTCGCAGGAAACAGTTAAGTTTGGTTTTAGCAGGTAAAATGAAACCGGACAATGCCACAGAATTAAAGGCTCTATTTACCAAATAA
- a CDS encoding aldo/keto reductase: MEKHINITDLTGSFTLHNGVQMPYLGLGTYQSDNDQEVVNAVKNALEIGYRHIDTAAIYKNEEGVGKGIRESGIDRKEIFLVSKVWNEDQGYDETLKAFDGSLKRLGVDYLDLYLIHWPVSGKYKETWRALEYLYAQKKIKAIGVSNFLKHHLEDILQDCKVVPMVNQMEFHPHLVQQDLIDFCADKGIQYESWSPFMQGKVFELDICADLAKKYNKSVAQIILRYNLQKGIVAIPKSVHAKRIAANAEIFDFELSSEDISFLDGLETGERIGPDPDNFNF; the protein is encoded by the coding sequence ATGGAAAAACACATCAATATTACCGATCTTACAGGGAGTTTTACATTACATAACGGAGTACAAATGCCGTATTTAGGCTTGGGTACTTATCAGTCAGATAATGATCAAGAAGTGGTTAATGCCGTTAAAAATGCACTTGAAATTGGTTATAGGCACATAGACACTGCTGCAATCTATAAAAACGAAGAAGGGGTTGGTAAGGGTATTCGAGAAAGTGGTATAGACAGGAAAGAAATATTTTTGGTTTCTAAAGTTTGGAATGAAGATCAAGGCTATGATGAAACGCTAAAAGCATTTGATGGGAGTTTAAAACGTTTGGGTGTAGATTATCTAGATCTTTACCTTATTCATTGGCCGGTTAGTGGTAAGTATAAAGAAACTTGGCGTGCTTTAGAGTATTTGTATGCTCAAAAAAAAATAAAGGCCATTGGGGTAAGTAACTTTCTTAAACATCATTTAGAAGATATTTTGCAGGATTGTAAGGTGGTGCCTATGGTAAACCAAATGGAGTTTCATCCACATTTGGTACAACAAGATCTTATTGATTTTTGTGCGGATAAAGGAATTCAATATGAATCTTGGTCTCCCTTTATGCAGGGTAAGGTTTTTGAGTTGGATATTTGTGCAGATTTGGCGAAAAAGTACAATAAGAGCGTAGCGCAGATTATTCTACGTTATAATCTTCAAAAAGGTATTGTCGCTATTCCAAAATCTGTTCATGCAAAACGTATAGCGGCTAATGCGGAAATTTTTGACTTTGAACTATCATCTGAAGACATATCCTTTTTAGATGGGTTGGAAACTGGTGAACGTATTGGTCCTGATCCCGATAACTTCAATTTTTGA
- a CDS encoding murein hydrolase activator EnvC family protein, with product MLFRFKPSVLLLLLFTSVNLIAQTSEQKALEEKREQLQSEIRDINRLLFAEKKEKGNVLDQMEALDKKITVRQQLIRVTNQQSNLLNRQINTNIRNIGKLKTELQEVKDEYAKMIQKSYQNKSKQNRLMFLLSSESFFQAFKRLQYMKQYTDYRKEQGAEILAKTDELSRLNADLNEERKVKEVLLAQNKKAKNQLFAEIQSQKALLGTIRKNESKYASAIEAKKKEARKIDQQIEKLIRSAIAASNKKSGSTSKNTSKFVLTPEASRIASSFSANKGKLIWPVEKGIKSQGFGVYADPVYPGIKHQSNGVIIATDEGAKARAIFEGEVIAILAVPGGNKGVQIKHGNFISTYYNLSELYVKKGDKVSSKEELGIVYTNRNNGQTRLKFYLYQDTSRLNPEEWVYRL from the coding sequence ATGTTGTTCAGATTTAAACCTAGTGTTTTGTTACTATTATTGTTTACTTCGGTAAACCTAATAGCGCAGACTAGCGAACAAAAAGCTTTAGAGGAAAAACGCGAACAACTTCAATCTGAAATACGCGATATCAATAGATTGCTATTTGCTGAGAAAAAGGAGAAAGGCAATGTTCTGGATCAGATGGAAGCCTTGGATAAAAAAATTACGGTGCGCCAACAATTAATTCGGGTAACCAATCAACAATCTAATTTGTTGAACAGGCAAATTAATACCAACATCAGAAATATTGGCAAATTAAAAACCGAACTACAAGAGGTAAAGGATGAATACGCTAAGATGATACAAAAGTCTTATCAGAATAAATCCAAACAAAATAGATTAATGTTCCTGCTATCTTCAGAAAGCTTCTTTCAAGCCTTTAAAAGGCTTCAATATATGAAGCAGTATACAGATTACAGAAAAGAACAGGGAGCTGAGATATTGGCTAAAACTGATGAGCTTTCACGGTTGAATGCCGACCTTAACGAGGAACGAAAAGTAAAAGAGGTATTATTGGCCCAGAACAAAAAAGCAAAGAATCAATTATTTGCCGAAATTCAATCTCAAAAAGCACTTCTAGGAACTATTCGTAAAAATGAAAGCAAGTATGCAAGTGCAATCGAAGCTAAAAAGAAAGAGGCAAGAAAGATCGATCAACAAATAGAAAAATTGATACGAAGTGCTATTGCTGCTTCTAACAAAAAATCTGGTAGCACTTCCAAGAATACCAGCAAATTTGTTCTTACCCCCGAAGCTTCTAGAATAGCCAGCAGTTTTTCAGCGAATAAGGGAAAGCTGATCTGGCCAGTTGAAAAGGGAATTAAGAGTCAGGGGTTTGGAGTGTATGCGGACCCGGTTTACCCAGGGATCAAGCACCAAAGTAATGGTGTGATCATTGCCACGGATGAAGGAGCCAAAGCCAGGGCGATTTTTGAAGGCGAGGTCATTGCAATTTTAGCAGTACCCGGTGGTAACAAAGGTGTTCAAATTAAGCATGGTAACTTTATAAGTACGTATTACAATCTATCTGAACTTTATGTGAAGAAAGGTGATAAGGTATCAAGCAAGGAAGAGTTGGGTATCGTATATACCAATAGGAACAATGGCCAGACCAGGTTAAAATTTTATTTATATCAAGATACGTCTCGTTTAAACCCAGAAGAATGGGTGTACCGTCTTTAA
- a CDS encoding DUF4292 domain-containing protein: MMKFLKIIEMKYALPMVMIIFMVSCKSTKVISGGTVDAKLSSKSVIKAHYQNEAGFKTLAGRVKISYSDGETSQNVSVSLRMEKDKAIWMSAPLGIVKAYITPDRVSFYNKLENEYFDGDFSYLSDLLGTEVDFSILQNLLTGQAIIDLRQGKYDIGISNESYRLTPKEQDVLYKTLFQVEPKNFKMALQQLSQPLEKRVLEIAYKNYQSLDNEILPNEIMVKAITKDSENNIDLEFRNLELNGTVNFPYSIPKGFNEIEL, from the coding sequence ATGATGAAGTTTTTAAAAATAATAGAAATGAAATATGCCTTACCTATGGTCATGATAATTTTCATGGTATCTTGTAAAAGTACAAAGGTGATTTCTGGGGGTACGGTAGATGCTAAGCTATCATCCAAATCAGTTATAAAGGCACATTATCAAAATGAAGCTGGATTTAAAACATTGGCAGGTAGGGTAAAAATTAGTTATTCTGATGGTGAAACCTCACAGAACGTATCAGTGAGCCTACGTATGGAAAAGGACAAGGCAATATGGATGAGTGCTCCTCTTGGCATTGTTAAGGCATATATTACTCCAGATAGGGTGTCTTTTTATAATAAATTGGAAAATGAATATTTTGATGGCGACTTCTCGTATTTAAGTGATTTATTGGGTACAGAAGTAGACTTTTCCATTTTACAAAATTTGCTCACTGGGCAGGCAATTATAGATTTAAGACAAGGAAAATACGATATAGGCATCTCAAATGAGAGTTATCGTTTAACGCCTAAAGAGCAAGACGTTTTATACAAAACATTATTTCAGGTAGAGCCAAAGAACTTTAAGATGGCTTTACAGCAACTTTCGCAACCGCTGGAGAAAAGAGTTTTAGAGATTGCCTATAAAAATTATCAAAGTTTGGATAATGAAATTTTACCTAATGAAATTATGGTAAAAGCAATTACTAAGGATAGTGAAAATAATATAGACCTTGAATTTAGGAATTTGGAGTTGAACGGCACGGTCAATTTTCCATATTCAATTCCTAAGGGTTTTAATGAAATAGAGCTTTAA
- a CDS encoding tetratricopeptide repeat protein, producing MVKAVFLGFVIGVLCTPLTICAQETPELDIEQSSEVFLEEYSDTFQENFFEGLKQKGIRNYDRAITYFLECKRLQPQNTVVSFELAKFHLYEKQYINAQEYAVEALNGEPENYWYAETLVDVINAKKAVIGDVREELPWNNVQMRVNLAEIYYLNEDYVTAQTLLKGVNISKKQEYLAKKITDSIANQKRTFVHSVRAVNTAPNKDLNSIEGFKSRIEAMLKTDTGNDMLLKTTEEAMESFPSQPYFYYANGAALNNLQKHKDAIEILEGALDYLIDDIPLENAIYKELVKAYTATNNTSKANMYLSKIKS from the coding sequence ATGGTAAAGGCGGTGTTTTTGGGTTTTGTTATCGGGGTTTTATGTACCCCCTTAACCATTTGTGCACAAGAAACGCCTGAATTGGATATTGAACAAAGTTCAGAAGTTTTCCTTGAAGAGTATTCCGATACTTTTCAAGAAAATTTTTTCGAAGGCTTAAAGCAGAAAGGCATTAGAAATTATGACCGTGCAATTACGTATTTCTTGGAATGTAAGCGTTTACAACCTCAAAATACCGTTGTTTCTTTTGAGTTGGCCAAATTTCATTTGTACGAGAAGCAATACATCAATGCACAAGAGTATGCTGTGGAGGCATTGAACGGAGAACCAGAAAATTATTGGTATGCAGAAACACTTGTAGATGTTATTAACGCCAAAAAAGCCGTAATAGGCGATGTTAGAGAAGAATTACCATGGAACAATGTTCAGATGAGGGTGAATTTAGCAGAGATCTATTATTTGAACGAAGATTATGTTACCGCACAAACGCTGTTAAAAGGTGTAAACATCTCTAAAAAGCAAGAGTATTTGGCAAAAAAGATTACGGATTCTATTGCTAACCAGAAAAGGACTTTTGTACATTCAGTTAGAGCCGTAAATACTGCACCTAATAAAGATTTAAACAGTATAGAAGGTTTTAAATCTAGAATAGAGGCAATGCTCAAAACAGATACGGGAAATGATATGTTGTTAAAAACTACGGAAGAAGCAATGGAGAGTTTTCCGTCGCAACCCTATTTTTATTATGCCAACGGAGCTGCTTTGAACAATTTACAAAAGCATAAAGATGCTATTGAAATATTAGAGGGTGCGTTAGATTATTTAATAGATGATATTCCTTTGGAAAATGCCATTTATAAAGAATTGGTCAAAGCCTATACCGCAACCAATAATACGTCTAAAGCAAATATGTACCTTAGTAAAATTAAATCTTGA
- the dut gene encoding dUTP diphosphatase produces the protein MNIKIINKSGHDLPNYETNASAGMDLRANLAEAVTLQPLGRAIIPTGLFIELPVGIEAQVRPRSGLAAKKGITVLNAPGTIDADYRGEVGVILVNLSNEDFVIESGERIAQMVIAKHERAEWNQVESLSETARGEGGFGSTGVK, from the coding sequence ATGAACATAAAAATTATCAATAAGTCAGGTCACGATTTACCCAATTATGAGACCAATGCGTCTGCTGGTATGGACTTAAGAGCTAATCTTGCCGAAGCGGTTACACTGCAACCTTTAGGAAGAGCTATTATACCAACTGGTCTTTTCATTGAATTACCTGTAGGTATTGAAGCTCAGGTAAGGCCAAGAAGTGGTTTGGCGGCTAAAAAGGGAATAACCGTACTTAATGCACCTGGCACAATTGATGCTGATTATAGAGGAGAAGTAGGTGTTATTTTAGTAAACCTGTCCAATGAAGATTTTGTAATTGAAAGCGGCGAACGTATTGCTCAAATGGTCATTGCAAAACACGAACGTGCAGAATGGAACCAAGTAGAAAGTTTGTCTGAAACTGCTAGGGGAGAAGGCGGTTTTGGTAGTACAGGTGTAAAATAG
- a CDS encoding lipopolysaccharide biosynthesis protein, with translation MNPLKKLFKQTAIYGLATVLPRMISFLLVPIYTDVMAPGKYGEVTLIFSWFAIFNVFLAYGMETAFFRFYKESENRKKVVSTSLLSIMGSTALLVLVGILFKTPLSTALNIDLPFMNYVLGILALDALAIIPFAWLRANEKPMRYAIVKILNVSLNLGLTLFFLIFLPKIATGSSTGFFNSLYKPDYEIPYILIANLIASGVTLLLMIRVYIRKPYVFDKELWKRMVRYAMPVMVAGIAFTINEVFDRYLLSELLPIDIAKSEMGKYSACYKLALFMTLFATAFRMGIEPFFFSHSDTKNPQKAYAQITNYFVVLGSIILLSVVVFSDVLKRFLVLNESYWDAMPIVPLIVLASFFLGIYHNLSVWYKVTDRTKFGAYISMIGAVLTIIINLIFIPYFGYMASAVATLMAYGTMMMLSFYFGRMYYPIPYNFRKIIFYLGMSILFSTLSFYIFDRNLFIGIPLLLVFLGLVYKLEFENLKKLYLNR, from the coding sequence TTGAATCCACTCAAAAAACTTTTTAAACAAACTGCGATCTATGGCTTGGCAACTGTCTTGCCAAGGATGATTTCATTTTTACTTGTACCTATTTATACCGATGTAATGGCACCGGGCAAATATGGTGAGGTTACTTTGATATTTTCTTGGTTTGCAATTTTCAATGTTTTTTTGGCATACGGTATGGAAACGGCGTTTTTTCGTTTTTACAAGGAATCAGAAAATAGAAAAAAGGTAGTTAGCACTTCGTTATTATCTATAATGGGCTCAACCGCTTTATTAGTTTTAGTGGGCATATTATTTAAGACGCCATTGTCCACTGCGTTGAATATTGACTTGCCTTTTATGAATTATGTATTAGGGATATTGGCATTAGATGCTTTAGCTATTATTCCTTTTGCTTGGTTAAGGGCTAACGAAAAGCCAATGCGATACGCCATTGTTAAAATATTAAATGTATCTCTTAACCTAGGGCTCACCTTATTTTTCTTGATCTTTTTACCTAAGATAGCTACAGGCTCATCAACAGGTTTTTTCAACTCGTTATATAAACCAGATTATGAGATACCTTATATTTTAATTGCCAATTTAATTGCTAGTGGTGTTACATTATTATTGATGATTAGGGTTTACATCCGTAAGCCATATGTTTTCGATAAAGAACTCTGGAAAAGGATGGTCCGCTATGCTATGCCGGTTATGGTTGCCGGTATTGCTTTTACCATTAATGAGGTTTTTGACCGTTATCTGTTATCAGAGTTATTGCCAATAGATATTGCCAAAAGTGAAATGGGAAAATATTCAGCATGCTATAAACTTGCGCTGTTTATGACACTTTTTGCGACTGCTTTTAGAATGGGAATTGAACCTTTTTTCTTTAGTCATTCAGATACCAAAAATCCCCAGAAAGCATATGCTCAGATTACAAATTATTTCGTGGTTTTGGGCAGTATTATTTTATTGTCAGTTGTGGTTTTTTCTGATGTTCTAAAGCGTTTTCTTGTTCTAAATGAATCATATTGGGATGCCATGCCTATAGTTCCATTAATTGTTTTGGCAAGTTTCTTCTTAGGAATTTACCATAACCTGTCCGTTTGGTATAAAGTTACGGATCGCACCAAATTTGGCGCTTATATTTCAATGATAGGTGCCGTACTGACTATAATTATCAATTTGATTTTTATTCCGTATTTCGGCTATATGGCATCAGCAGTGGCTACATTAATGGCATATGGTACTATGATGATGCTTTCTTTTTATTTTGGGCGTATGTATTATCCCATTCCATATAATTTTAGAAAAATTATCTTTTATTTAGGAATGTCCATCTTGTTTTCTACGCTTTCATTTTACATTTTTGATAGGAACCTATTTATAGGTATACCTTTGTTATTAGTATTCTTGGGCTTGGTATATAAGCTGGAATTTGAAAATCTTAAAAAATTATATCTAAACAGATGA
- a CDS encoding RNA polymerase sigma factor yields the protein MTPKETTYKNIYEINYPKVMRLCMGYTGGNDVLAKDLTQETFIKVWKNLDTFRNESGIATWIYRICVNTCLAEIRREKKEEKKLQIDDLQISESSEDSVEKEDMLFQLYKCINQLSNTNKAIILLELEDVPQVEISEIIGIKHDAIRTRIHRIKQQLTKCANHEQF from the coding sequence ATGACACCTAAGGAGACAACATATAAAAATATATATGAGATTAATTACCCTAAAGTAATGCGTTTATGCATGGGGTATACCGGAGGTAATGATGTACTGGCCAAAGATTTGACCCAGGAAACGTTCATTAAAGTTTGGAAAAACTTAGATACGTTTAGAAATGAAAGCGGAATAGCTACATGGATCTATAGAATTTGTGTGAATACTTGTTTGGCAGAAATACGTAGGGAGAAGAAAGAAGAGAAAAAACTACAAATTGATGATTTGCAAATAAGTGAGAGTAGTGAAGATTCTGTAGAAAAAGAAGATATGCTTTTTCAATTGTACAAATGCATCAACCAATTAAGTAACACTAACAAGGCTATAATTTTGTTGGAACTAGAAGATGTGCCACAAGTAGAGATCTCAGAAATCATAGGGATTAAGCATGACGCTATCAGAACTAGAATACATAGAATAAAACAACAACTTACAAAATGTGCAAATCATGAACAATTTTGA